In one window of Hevea brasiliensis isolate MT/VB/25A 57/8 chromosome 10, ASM3005281v1, whole genome shotgun sequence DNA:
- the LOC131169401 gene encoding uncharacterized mitochondrial protein AtMg00810-like encodes MKIPPGFEDEKTIRKVCKLKKALYGLKQSPRVWFDRFSKTMISFGYCQSNANYTLFMRHRRGKITLLTVYVDDIVVTGDNKEEMALLKERLAQEFEIKDLGMLKYFLGIEVARSDKGIFISQRKYILDLLEETGMLGCKLAESPIEANHKVQAGVGKSVNLRRYQRRSTSGYCTFVGGNLITWRSKKQNVTARSSTKRNLRQWLKASLQSV; translated from the exons ATGAAAATTCCTCCAGGGTTTGAGGATGAGAAGACCATAAGGAAAGTTTGCAAATTGAAAAAGGCTTTGTATGGTCTAAAACAGTCACCTAGAGTATGGTTTGATAGGTTCAGTAAAACGATGATCTCCTTTGGATACTGCCAAAGCAATGCTAATTATACCTTGTTTATGAGGCATCGTAGAGGCAAAATCACTCTACTTACTGTCTACGTGGATGATATTGTGGTAACTGGTGACAATAAAGAAGAAATGGCTCTTTTAAAGGAGCGCCTAGCACAGGAGTTTGAAATCAAAGATTTGGGAATGCTCAAGTACTTTCTTGGAATAGAGGTTGCCAGATCAGATAAGGGAATCTTTATTTCTCAAAGAAAGTATATCTTGGATCTGTTGGAAGAAACAGGAATGCTGGGCTGTAAACTGGCAGAGTCTCCTATTGAGGCCAATCATAAAGTGCAAGCTGGAGTTGGAAAATCAGTGAATTTAAGGAGATATCAGAG GAGATCAACATCAGGATACTGTACCTTTGTTGGTGGTAATCTAATCACCTGGAGAAGTAAGAAGCAAAATGTGACGGCTAGATCCAGTACAAAGCGGAATTTAAGGCAATGGCTCAAGGCATCT CTGCAATCAGTATAG